The nucleotide sequence caaaggAGGTAGCATATGAAATTTAAAAGTGATAAGCTGGGCTTATTGGGCCTGTAATGATCGTTTGGCCCATTTATCCTCTTCTCGGTGAAACGTTTTCCCGCCTAAACTAATTAGCAAAATAGGGCTTTTTACCGCCTGGGAAAGGTAAGCGGGGTAAATTTGGCAGAGTAAAGTGAAAAAGAGTTGTCGTTTTGTGTTCGTTCtcttacagagagagagagagacgacgtAACCTTCGCCGGAACCACAATTCTCTCCGACGTCGGTCTCTTAGACTGAGTAAGCTTCCTGATCGgctctaattttgttttccttatcCGGCTAAACTCGCTGTATCTGATTATCTTTGGGTATTGTTCTCTCTATCATGATACATAGCTAGGGATTTGGTGGggttttgggaatttttttttttttttttcttctttcaaatgtGTTTCAAACTATGATAAAAGTgggttttctataaaaaaaatttaaaaagggCTCTTTGTTGTTTCCACctgattttggaaattttgagTTGTTAACTTTATTATATCTTGGATTTTTGAAAGTCTTGCCTCTTTTAATCTCTTCGTTgatgtttgattgtttgaaaaTGTGACCGATGTATTAATGCTTAGAGCAGTTAATCTTGTGCAAACTATTTTGACGTTTGCTTGGTTTTGAGCTTTATTTGTTCATTGTTGTTGATGTAAAAGGACTGACCCTGATCAATTTGAGATCATATTGGAGGAGGCACCCAAGAGTAAAGCTGTGATGGAAGAGACTAACCCTGATGGTGCTCGAAAGCTTACTCCATCTGACAATCAGAAGTCTGTTCTTCAGACATTCTCTTCTGCTGCAAACACTggtgagaagagaaagagggaaGGATTAGTGAGAAGTGAAGGAGAAAGCAGAAACAGCAGCGATAGTGAAGAAGTTATTATTGTTGGTAACACTACAGCTATAAAAGATCTTGGTTTTGATGGAGGAGAGCAGTCTCAGGGGTTTGTGTTTAGCAAGCGACAGGCTTCCGATGTACAAAGCAACATAAATGGTAACAGGTCTTTGGAGAAGGAGGAGGCAGGAGAAAAACTAGAGAGAGCGAAAcaggttttaaaatttaatgaattTGATAAGCTGAGGGAAGTAAGCAAGTTTGCAGTTGGCCAGACCTGGGCTCTCTATGATTCAGTGGATGGGATGCCTAGATTGTATGCTCAGATCAGAGAAGTTTCAGTTTCTGGTTTTGATGTTAGTGTCACATGGCTTGAGCCTGATCCATATGAGGAGGAGCCAATTCAGAGGTACGAACAAGACTTGCCTGTTTCTGTTGGTAGGTTTAAACTTGGGAAAGATGAGACTATTAAAGATCACTCAAGGTTTTCTCACGTGGTTCATTGCAACGAAGGAAGTAGCGTGGGTACATTCAGTATTTATCCAAGAAAAGGAGAGACATGGGCTGTCTTCAAGGGTCGCTACAAGGCTCTTCTCACGAACTGGGACATCAACTGGTTAGCTGATCCCGATTCTCCCTGGAAATATCAGTACGCATTTGTCGAAATAGTGTCAGAGGATGGTGGATCAAGTGATCCTTTATCTGCTGGATTCTTGCATAAAGCAAAAGGCTTCTTAAGCTTGTTCTGTCGCTTTAATGAGGAAATTGTTACAACTTATATTCGTAATCACGATGAATATCAATTCTCCCATCGTGTTCCATCATTTAAGACGACTGGAAAAGAAGCAGAAGGTGTGCCTCGAGGTGCTTATGAGCTGGATCCCGCTGCTTTACCAGCAAATATCAAAGAGATAGACGTCCCTTTGCATTACTAGCAGAGCCAAAGTCCGAGAATAATACACTTTCGCAATGTGTGCACTTTGCTAGCAAGGGAAGGACTTTTGAAACTGGCCAAATCTGGGCGTTTTGCAGTGGTGAGGATAACTTGCCTCGGTACTATGGCAAGATTCAGAAAATCACCTTTATTCAGTCATTTGAGCAAGATCCGGTAGTTAAATTGCATGTTGGTCGGCTGAAGGCTACATCAAATAAAGCCATCATCCAGTGGATCGACAAGAGCATGCCCATTGGCTGTGGGAACTTCCGAGCAACAAAATCTTCCGAAATATTCACCGACCTTGATGTGTTTTCACGTCAGCTAAGCGCGGACTCATCCGGAGATGGAAATAATTACAGTATCATGCCAAAGATAGGTGATATCTGGGCTATCTACAGAAACTGGAGTAATAACATTGAGGTCTCTGATCTTCAATCCCAGACTTATGATCTTGTAGAAGTTCTTGATGACAAAGCGGCGGATTACAAGGTTTTGCTGTTGGCACCTGATGGTGGCTTTAAGTTAGTTGACCGTGCAGGTTTTGGTTCAGTATATTTGGCTGCTACAGAACACTGGATTGATGGTGCTGATGTGAGATTCACAATCCCCAAATCCGAACTGCTCAGATTCTCGCATCAAGTTCCTACATTgaaagtaacaagagagatacaTGGAGCTTTGCAAGAGGTCTATGAACCTAATATTGATGCACTGCCTGTTAATTTGATTCTATGACTCTGGAGCTGAAACAACACAATGTGATCGAAAGATTACTCTTTTGCTTACTTTTTGCTGTTTTGGGTCCAAAGGGTAATTTAGTGGTTTTTAGATTAAGATGCAAAATCCACTAAGAGTTCTTCACGGTTACTAGTCCCTTGATCATTGTAAGTTCTCCATATATGTGAAATATCAGTATTTTGCAGTTTGGTCTGAAGCTCTCTTCTTGCATATCATAAAACGCAACCTATATcatgatattaaaaatcaagtATTGATAATTTTAAAGCTTACTTAAGTTGGACACAGTTATACAATCAGATAATACTGTTTCCCGCGCATTGCCAACAAACTTTTCCCGCTAAAAGCagattatttgtttaatatagtttatttaCATTTTCCTTTGGGTGTTTAACTGTTTATCGCAGCACGACGAAATCGTCTCCCTTTTCCGGCGAGAGAGTCTCCGCCACTTACGGCTAGCTGCGTTTTGCTTTTGTTGCTGCTGTTACGTGAACAGGTTGCTGCTGGGTTTATGCTTTCTCCCATTTTCCCCTTGTTGTGAGATTTGGGTTTCTTAAGTTAAAGACGCTTGCTTTAAGGTTCTTActactttgttttgatttaaaatgCTTTCAAAGAATACCCACAAACTCGCCAGATCCTTATTTTGATGGTCATAATCTGTATCCTTCTGCAGGTCCTAACCAATAGGAGGAAGTCATCTTCTCGAGGTCTGGTTTCAAAGTTTGGTTAGATGATGGTTATCACCATTGACGAGCGTAATACTTCAGAGACGTCGACTACAGCTCAATCCCAAGCTCAATCTCCAAATCCTTCCAGTGACATTCCACAGTTTTGGACCATGTGTCCATTTTGTACCCTGAGGTACATATTATTTACGAGGTACTCTCTCAACAAACTGACCAAGTGTCAGTCTTGCAAGATGACATTCACTGCACTTGAATCCCCTGTTCAAGGCCCTACACCAGGGAAGAAGTCATCTTTGTCTACTCAAGAGAAGAAGGTACTGATTCAGAAGCTCCGCGACTTACAATTTAAGCATCCAGTTGCCTCCAATTGCCGTCCAAGCTTTTGGACTATGTGTCAACACTGTGAGTGTAGGTATCATTAtctgaagatatatataaacaaatggTTCGTTTGTCAGATTTGTAAGAAGGATAACATTGCAGTGGAAATCTTTGCAAGCCCAGGTGTGATGACAGTCTCCTCACTCCAACCTAAAATAGTCCCCAGTAAGAATCCAAGCACACATGTCTCTGGAAAGGAAAGTTCCCCTGGTTTGAGCTGTGCTGTGATGGTTggtgagaagagaaagagaaacgaGAATGGTGAAAATTGCACTACTGAAAATCAAAGCAAATCTGAAGAAGATTTGATTGGCAGGTCTGTACAATTAAAGACTTCTGAATGCGTTGGTGTAAAGTTTAACGACTTTGATAAGCTGAGGGAAGAAGTAAACTTTGCAGCTGGTCAGACCTGGGCTCTTTATGGTAATGCAGATGGAATGCCTAGACTG is from Camelina sativa cultivar DH55 chromosome 20, Cs, whole genome shotgun sequence and encodes:
- the LOC104770208 gene encoding LOW QUALITY PROTEIN: uncharacterized protein LOC104770208 (The sequence of the model RefSeq protein was modified relative to this genomic sequence to represent the inferred CDS: deleted 1 base in 1 codon; substituted 1 base at 1 genomic stop codon) — its product is MCALCXQGKDFETGQIWAFCSGEDNLPRYYGKIQKITFIQSFEQDPVVKLHVGRLKATSNKAIIQWIDKSMPIGCGNFRATKSSEIFTDLDVFSRQLSADSSGDGNNYSIMPKIGDIWAIYRNWSNNIEVSDLQSQTYDLVEVLDDKAADYKVLLLAPDGGFKLVDRAGFGSVYLAATEHWIDGADVRFTIPKSELLRFSHQVPTLKVTREIHGALQEVYEPNIDALPVNLIL